A segment of the Prochlorococcus sp. RS04 genome:
AATAAAAGTAATTCTTTTTGGTGGCTTATCTGGAGGGTGTTTATTGGGATTTAGATGGTACCATCGCAAATACTGAATTAGAGGCCCATTTACCTGCTTTTAATAATGCTTTTAATGACCTTGGTATTGATTGGGATTGGGATACTAAAACATATATAAAACTTCTGAAGATAAATGGGGGCAAAAATAGGATTGCTTATTACGCTAAATCTAATAATGATAATTTGTCAGAAGATTTAATTCTCAAAATTCATGAAACAAAGCAGTTTCATTATTTAGAAATTATAAAAAAAAATTTGGTTAGTTTAAAAACTGGTGTTTTTAGATTAATAAATGAATTACATACAAAAAAAGTAAGACAATTTATTGTTACTTCAAGTTCAAGAATTCAAGTCAATCTACTTGTTGATCATCTTTTTAATGGCTTCAACCCTTTTGAGTTCATTATTTCAAGCGAAGACGTTGAATTAAAGAAACCAAATCCATTACCATATTTAAAGGCAATCCAATTAAGTGGTATAAACAAAAACAACTCAATTGTTTTTGAAGATTCCAATCCAGGATTGAAATCTTCCTTGGCAGCTAACTTGCCAACAATTTTTGTTCATTCAAATATCCCAGTTGTTCTTGAGGAAAATATTAAATTAGATTGTATTTTAGACAGTCTTGGTGATCAGAATAATGTGGCAAATGTAATTAAAGGCCCTAAACTAAAAAAATCATATGTTGACTATAACTTTCTGAGTAATTATTTAGTGTCTTTTAATAATGCAAAAAACTAATTTTTCAAAAATTACCTACCAGTTTAATAAATTATTTTTTGGTTTTCTAAGTGATACTTGGAGAACAAAATCTATTGGTCTAATTTCTGTTTTGACAGGTTATTTTTTGTTCGCAAATTTTATTACAAAATTTATATCTGAAGGTAAAAATGAGTTGATAATGGTCCCAATAATTATTATTTTTATTGAAATCATTATACGAATTAAACCTAACACAAGTTCAAAATTTTATTATCTATGGACAGTAGTTGATAAATTAAGAATTGGTGCAATTTATGCCGTTATACTTGAAGCATTTAAATTAGGATCTTAAAAGCTACTCTTCTTCTTCTTCTTCAATAGGATAAACAAATCCTTGAGCTTTCCCAGTTAAAACTGATTTACCTAAAGATATAGCTTTTTGAGCTGCTATTGCTGCTTTTCCTTTCCAAACAGCGTGCCTTTGGTTCCTTTTGCTTTTTGATTTTTTCTTCTTTGGTACAGCCATTCTGTTTCTTTATTTCCATATAATAATATAACCTTTAACTGGTTATCTCCAAAACTTTTGAGTATATTTTGTTTATATACGTCAATTTTTTAAATAAGCATATATGCTTCATTAATCACTTATAAAGATAGTGTTTAGATCAAAATTCTCATATTCAGATTCTAAATCAAGTTATTCGGATCTTCTAGAAGATATAGAGACGGGGAAAATAGAATCAATATTTTTCTATCCAAGACAGAGAGAAATTGATGTTCTGTATAAAAATGGTGATAAATTTAAAATACCTATCCTTTACAACGATCAATTAATCCTTGAAAAGGTTACTGAAAATAAGGTAAATCTAACTATTAACAATAGTAGAAAAGAAGCCTCAGCTGCTAATTCATTTGCTTCAATAAGTCTTTTCTTGATTTTCATATTAGCTATAGTTTTAATACTGAGGAGTACATCAAAATTGGCTTCCAGAGCTTTTGGTTTTACTAAAAATCAAACTAAATTTGTAACTATTGATGATGTAGAAACGAGATTCGATGATGTAGCTGGCGTGCCTGAAGCCGCTGAGGAATTAAAAGAGGTAATAACATTTTTGAAAGAACCTAAGAAATTTGAAAATCTTGGAGCAAAAGTTCCTAAGGGAGTTCTTTTAATAGGCCCACCAGGAACAGGTAAAACATTATTAGCTAAAGCAATTGCTGGTGAATCAGGAGTGCCTTTTCTCTCAATATCGGCATCAGAGTTTGTAGAACTTTTTGTTGGTGTTGGAGCAAGCCGAGTTCGTGATCTGTTCTCTAAGGCTAAGGAAAAATCTCCTTGTATAATTTTCATTGATGAAATTGATTCCATTGGTAGGCAAAGAGGCTCTGGGATCGGAGGTGGAAATGATGAAAGAGAACAAACCCTTAATCAGCTTCTAACTGAATTAGATGGTTTTGCTGATAATTCTGGGATAATTGTTTTAGCAGCTACAAATAGACCAGATATTTTGGATGCAGCACTATTAAGACCAGGTAGATTTGATAGGAAAATTGAAGTAATGCTTCCAGATTTAGATGGA
Coding sequences within it:
- a CDS encoding HAD-IA family hydrolase, encoding MAYLEGVYWDLDGTIANTELEAHLPAFNNAFNDLGIDWDWDTKTYIKLLKINGGKNRIAYYAKSNNDNLSEDLILKIHETKQFHYLEIIKKNLVSLKTGVFRLINELHTKKVRQFIVTSSSRIQVNLLVDHLFNGFNPFEFIISSEDVELKKPNPLPYLKAIQLSGINKNNSIVFEDSNPGLKSSLAANLPTIFVHSNIPVVLEENIKLDCILDSLGDQNNVANVIKGPKLKKSYVDYNFLSNYLVSFNNAKN
- a CDS encoding DUF565 domain-containing protein produces the protein MQKTNFSKITYQFNKLFFGFLSDTWRTKSIGLISVLTGYFLFANFITKFISEGKNELIMVPIIIIFIEIIIRIKPNTSSKFYYLWTVVDKLRIGAIYAVILEAFKLGS
- the rpmF gene encoding 50S ribosomal protein L32, producing MAVPKKKKSKSKRNQRHAVWKGKAAIAAQKAISLGKSVLTGKAQGFVYPIEEEEEE
- the ftsH gene encoding ATP-dependent zinc metalloprotease FtsH — encoded protein: MFRSKFSYSDSKSSYSDLLEDIETGKIESIFFYPRQREIDVLYKNGDKFKIPILYNDQLILEKVTENKVNLTINNSRKEASAANSFASISLFLIFILAIVLILRSTSKLASRAFGFTKNQTKFVTIDDVETRFDDVAGVPEAAEELKEVITFLKEPKKFENLGAKVPKGVLLIGPPGTGKTLLAKAIAGESGVPFLSISASEFVELFVGVGASRVRDLFSKAKEKSPCIIFIDEIDSIGRQRGSGIGGGNDEREQTLNQLLTELDGFADNSGIIVLAATNRPDILDAALLRPGRFDRKIEVMLPDLDGRKKILSVHSLSKPLSSEVDLGYWASRTVGFSGADLANLMNESAIHCARDESKLISDLHIENALDKITIGLRSSLITSPNMKKIIAYNEVGRAIVSAARNGIESVDKITILPRSGSIGGYTKICPDEDVISSGLISKKLLFSKIEIALAGRAAETIVFGEGEITQCSINDISYATNIVREMVTKYGFSIIGPISMDSDNNEMYLGDGLFRRKPLIAENTSSRIDNEIINISKISLNNSIKILKKNRVLLDKLVDILLNQETIDKEVFKLTTSKLLKV